A region from the Stygiolobus caldivivus genome encodes:
- a CDS encoding phenylacetate--CoA ligase family protein → MSSVLSEYEAIHQELRKENFIRNTYPPDPSEKLWNKKIMTMPREELDKLKTFRLKRIVKWAWDNIPFYRNYWKSKGFEPEMIKDWKDIVKIPILRKDELRKDLQSNPPFGTIMHPELAKRIRFVGATSGSTGLPTFQGWGALELDYFQEGQARYLWTFAGVKPTIVYANYLNMSGFYSWGPPVVETAMWRCGATAIAGGGETFFSWKNRHMLIFKLWKVDVFATTPWLHRLIGEEARLEGWETPFKVLLLHGGAAAENTKKKLFQVHPNAKLAINVWGTTDGHMAIEIPGSEGQLVVWEDMEIFDIVDPKTDEPVSEGERGELIATLLNHFTMPLIRYSLGDYVKNEFIKDPDPVFGITHMRFAEPIPGRVEWMFRVKGKLLFPIYVEDAVNEIPDTTGMFNLVIYDNEMDKLKIKIETRKEFVDPAYDKQAKEILGSRLGIDPDSVEIEWLKPGQSVWTGYKLQVFLDQRKKK, encoded by the coding sequence ATGTCCAGTGTATTGTCTGAATACGAGGCTATTCACCAAGAACTCAGGAAAGAGAATTTTATTAGAAATACGTATCCTCCAGACCCCTCAGAAAAACTATGGAATAAAAAAATAATGACGATGCCAAGAGAAGAGCTGGATAAGTTAAAGACCTTTAGGCTAAAAAGGATTGTAAAGTGGGCATGGGACAATATACCGTTTTATAGAAATTACTGGAAAAGTAAGGGCTTCGAGCCTGAAATGATCAAAGACTGGAAAGATATTGTAAAAATACCTATACTAAGAAAAGATGAACTGAGGAAAGACCTTCAGTCAAACCCACCGTTCGGTACAATAATGCACCCCGAGTTAGCTAAAAGGATAAGGTTTGTAGGTGCTACGTCTGGTTCTACCGGACTCCCCACTTTCCAAGGATGGGGTGCGTTAGAACTGGATTACTTCCAAGAAGGACAAGCAAGATATCTATGGACTTTTGCGGGAGTGAAACCTACAATAGTCTATGCAAACTACCTTAACATGAGCGGGTTCTACAGTTGGGGACCACCAGTCGTAGAGACCGCTATGTGGAGATGTGGAGCTACCGCGATCGCAGGTGGAGGAGAGACCTTCTTCTCGTGGAAAAACAGGCACATGCTGATCTTTAAGTTGTGGAAAGTAGACGTATTCGCTACCACACCATGGTTACATAGGTTAATAGGTGAAGAAGCGAGACTTGAAGGTTGGGAAACCCCCTTCAAAGTATTACTTTTACATGGTGGTGCTGCTGCTGAGAATACTAAGAAGAAACTCTTCCAAGTACATCCAAATGCTAAGCTAGCCATAAACGTATGGGGTACTACAGACGGACATATGGCTATTGAAATACCGGGCTCTGAAGGTCAGCTGGTAGTGTGGGAAGACATGGAAATCTTTGATATAGTTGACCCAAAGACGGATGAACCTGTTTCTGAAGGAGAAAGGGGAGAGTTGATAGCGACACTCCTAAACCATTTCACCATGCCTCTAATTAGGTATAGCTTAGGTGACTATGTCAAAAACGAGTTTATAAAGGATCCTGATCCAGTATTCGGTATTACCCACATGAGGTTTGCTGAACCTATACCAGGTAGGGTAGAATGGATGTTTAGGGTCAAGGGGAAATTACTCTTCCCCATTTATGTTGAAGACGCTGTTAACGAGATCCCCGATACTACGGGTATGTTTAACTTGGTTATTTATGATAATGAAATGGATAAGCTCAAGATCAAAATAGAGACTAGGAAGGAGTTTGTTGACCCCGCTTACGATAAGCAGGCAAAAGAAATACTCGGGAGTAGACTAGGGATTGATCCGGATAGTGTTGAAATCGAATGGCTCAAGCCTGGCCAGAGCGTTTGGACTGGTTATAAACTTCAGGTTTTCTTAGACCAAAGAAAGAAGAAGTAA
- a CDS encoding 3-hydroxyacyl-CoA dehydrogenase, translating into MMIRKIAVVGAGTMGHGIAEVAALSGFEVALIDVSWDFLNRAKERITDSLNKLAEKKQINDPNAVLQKIEFNTSYDIAKDADFAIEAVPEKLELKKTVFKTLDSVMGSHAILATNTSSIPISDIAEATGRKQKVIGMHFFNPPVIMKLVEVIPSKYTDQDTVDKTVELAKKMNKIPVSLKYEIPGFVSNRIFIRLLQEACREVEDKEATIEEVDSTARNKLKLPMGLFELADYVGLDVVVDIWNVLTTRGTPDVKCSMFKAKVEEKNLGVKSGKGFYAYPAPGKYAKVQLPDSSKVDPSRLISLAVNEASWMVENGIVSAKDVDTVMIYGFNFPKGLMEMADEVGLDNILRNLEDIYSKGYQAYKPTNLIKSLVSEGKTGKNKGEGFHKY; encoded by the coding sequence TTGATGATCAGGAAAATAGCTGTAGTAGGAGCGGGCACAATGGGACACGGGATAGCAGAAGTAGCTGCTCTATCTGGATTCGAAGTAGCTCTAATAGACGTATCATGGGATTTTTTAAATAGAGCAAAAGAACGTATAACGGACTCTTTAAACAAATTAGCTGAAAAGAAACAAATAAACGACCCTAACGCAGTGTTACAGAAAATTGAATTTAATACGTCTTATGATATAGCAAAGGATGCGGACTTCGCTATAGAAGCAGTGCCAGAAAAATTAGAACTGAAGAAAACTGTGTTCAAAACGTTAGACAGTGTAATGGGCTCCCACGCTATTTTAGCTACTAATACGTCGTCAATTCCGATTTCCGACATAGCAGAGGCTACTGGTAGAAAACAAAAAGTCATAGGCATGCACTTCTTCAACCCACCCGTGATTATGAAACTGGTAGAAGTTATTCCAAGTAAGTATACGGATCAGGACACTGTCGACAAAACAGTAGAATTAGCAAAAAAGATGAATAAAATACCAGTGAGCCTAAAGTACGAGATCCCCGGTTTCGTGTCAAATAGGATATTCATAAGGCTCTTACAAGAAGCTTGCAGAGAAGTTGAAGATAAAGAGGCGACAATAGAAGAAGTTGACAGTACAGCGAGGAATAAGCTTAAATTGCCTATGGGGTTATTTGAGCTCGCAGATTACGTAGGTCTTGACGTAGTAGTAGACATCTGGAATGTGTTAACTACAAGAGGGACTCCTGACGTAAAATGTTCTATGTTTAAGGCTAAAGTAGAAGAAAAGAACTTGGGTGTAAAATCGGGAAAAGGTTTCTACGCCTACCCTGCACCGGGAAAATACGCTAAAGTCCAATTACCCGATTCAAGTAAAGTTGACCCTTCAAGACTCATTTCATTAGCTGTAAATGAGGCCAGCTGGATGGTGGAGAACGGGATCGTTTCAGCTAAAGACGTGGATACAGTAATGATTTATGGTTTTAATTTTCCTAAGGGCTTAATGGAGATGGCTGATGAAGTAGGTCTGGATAATATACTTAGAAATTTGGAGGATATATATTCAAAAGGCTATCAGGCGTATAAACCGACAAACCTGATTAAGAGTCTAGTCTCGGAAGGTAAGACGGGGAAGAATAAAGGTGAAGGGTTTCACAAATATTAA
- a CDS encoding GNAT family N-acetyltransferase, translating into MELQVNYRKAEEKDWKKVLELYNCLSAEDLYLRFFSYHKLSEEEAKKIVSGGDHYTIIVELGDKIIGEGTIYTDGEFALVVHPDYRRLGIGTEIVKRLIEVAKEKKFCGVKFYTLPDNYPMIRIGKKLGFTITEDSDEVFGYLKLNCN; encoded by the coding sequence TTGGAGTTACAAGTGAATTACCGTAAAGCTGAGGAGAAGGACTGGAAAAAAGTACTTGAGTTATATAACTGTTTATCCGCAGAAGATTTATATTTACGTTTCTTTTCTTACCACAAACTTAGCGAAGAAGAAGCCAAAAAAATTGTGAGTGGAGGGGATCACTATACGATAATAGTTGAATTAGGAGATAAAATAATAGGAGAAGGCACTATATACACTGATGGTGAGTTTGCCCTAGTAGTCCACCCTGATTACAGGAGGCTAGGGATAGGGACGGAGATTGTAAAAAGACTAATTGAAGTTGCTAAGGAAAAGAAATTTTGCGGGGTAAAGTTTTACACGCTACCCGATAATTACCCTATGATTAGAATAGGAAAAAAACTAGGATTTACAATTACCGAAGATTCTGATGAAGTATTTGGTTACCTAAAGCTTAATTGTAATTGA
- a CDS encoding transcriptional regulator yields MAELLGISVAEVNYLIKGKRGDLEIKKELENDEDFADLINSFVNKLVNEKGSEENVISLCPLCSYARRKVLKQESACPYDI; encoded by the coding sequence ATAGCAGAATTACTCGGAATATCCGTTGCCGAAGTAAACTACCTAATTAAAGGAAAAAGAGGAGACTTAGAAATAAAGAAGGAACTGGAGAATGATGAGGACTTTGCTGACTTAATAAACTCTTTTGTCAATAAGCTTGTAAATGAAAAAGGCAGTGAAGAAAACGTAATATCTTTATGTCCTCTTTGCAGTTATGCGAGGAGAAAAGTTTTAAAGCAGGAATCTGCATGTCCTTATGACATATGA
- a CDS encoding cobalamin B12-binding domain-containing protein: protein MMSQERRIKVLVAKLGLDGHDRGAKVIARALKDAGMEVVYTGLRQTPEQIVKAALQEDVDVIGVSILSGAHLELVPLVVQQMKEKGLNDVVLVVGGVIPPQDIPKLKEMGVDEVFLPGSSLKEITERITKAVSTKRGLKIAS, encoded by the coding sequence TTGATGAGTCAGGAGAGAAGAATTAAGGTTCTCGTGGCAAAGTTAGGGTTAGACGGTCATGATAGAGGGGCAAAAGTAATAGCTAGGGCACTCAAAGACGCCGGTATGGAAGTAGTTTACACTGGGTTAAGGCAGACTCCAGAACAAATAGTGAAAGCTGCGCTACAAGAGGACGTAGATGTAATAGGAGTGAGTATACTGAGCGGAGCACACCTAGAGCTTGTCCCGTTAGTAGTACAGCAAATGAAGGAAAAGGGTCTGAATGATGTAGTCCTAGTAGTCGGAGGAGTAATCCCACCCCAAGATATACCGAAACTTAAGGAAATGGGTGTAGACGAAGTATTTTTACCCGGGTCGAGCCTGAAGGAGATAACAGAGAGGATAACCAAAGCGGTAAGCACTAAGAGGGGCTTAAAGATTGCTTCTTGA
- the meaB gene encoding methylmalonyl Co-A mutase-associated GTPase MeaB, translated as MLLERALEGDELSISRLLTKIERMTNEGLESLQELMKRSGKAHVIGITGSPGAGKSTLIGELIKEYAKRNHKVGVILIDPSSPFSMGSFMGNRIRLTGVEEKDVFVRSIASRGHLGGISSEALMLIEALDGLGFDRIIVETVGAGQTDTDVVNGVHTIAVVNVPGTGDEIQALKAGIMEIGDIYIVNKADKVEAEMLFNVLRFAIDTAEVDYRDGWKPRLVKTVAIKGIGIKETVDLFEEHLKYVVEKGLFERRIRERRVKMMELLLRKKVNDVVTKVVKENNGIISKKLNEERDIIGILNEMYKLVKETL; from the coding sequence TTGCTTCTTGAGAGAGCACTAGAAGGAGACGAATTATCTATTTCACGATTATTAACAAAAATAGAAAGGATGACAAATGAAGGGTTAGAAAGCCTACAAGAGTTAATGAAAAGGTCTGGGAAGGCACACGTAATAGGGATTACCGGTTCGCCCGGTGCCGGAAAAAGCACGTTAATAGGAGAATTAATTAAAGAATATGCAAAGAGGAACCATAAAGTAGGGGTAATACTAATCGATCCCTCAAGCCCATTTAGTATGGGCTCCTTTATGGGAAATAGGATAAGACTGACCGGAGTAGAAGAAAAAGACGTGTTTGTAAGGAGTATAGCTTCTAGAGGGCATTTAGGCGGGATCTCTTCAGAAGCGTTAATGTTAATTGAAGCATTAGACGGCTTAGGGTTTGATAGGATTATTGTGGAAACTGTAGGTGCTGGACAGACTGATACTGATGTAGTAAACGGCGTACACACTATAGCAGTAGTTAATGTACCCGGCACCGGAGATGAAATCCAAGCTCTTAAAGCCGGGATTATGGAAATAGGTGATATTTATATAGTCAACAAAGCGGATAAAGTAGAAGCGGAGATGCTGTTTAACGTTTTACGCTTTGCAATAGATACTGCTGAAGTAGACTATAGGGATGGATGGAAACCCAGACTAGTAAAAACTGTAGCTATTAAAGGAATAGGGATCAAAGAGACAGTAGACCTTTTTGAAGAGCATTTGAAATACGTAGTGGAGAAAGGTCTCTTTGAGAGGCGGATCAGAGAAAGGAGAGTAAAGATGATGGAACTATTACTAAGGAAAAAAGTTAATGATGTGGTGACTAAAGTGGTTAAGGAAAACAATGGAATAATATCTAAAAAGCTAAATGAAGAACGTGATATAATAGGTATATTAAACGAGATGTACAAACTGGTTAAAGAAACTCTGTGA
- a CDS encoding DUF2250 domain-containing protein translates to MDEELRKKLFEILKDKRLLEVMKHLRKANVDYGKSIMLNTKIPIQEVVDLLDQLEKLGLIERVHGATLKNTEAKFKLSKEVHKHHTYYTLTREGDHLLRQLDEKELIKAYIDLVKSDQFALDILKVADEVNADHALTYSKLLHKPLEEVTPKLEELERMGLLEEAQAKIIKFRERRSKPKKETRTHHKYYGLSRVGELVVREMKRQGLIPK, encoded by the coding sequence ATGGATGAAGAGTTAAGGAAGAAGCTCTTTGAGATTCTGAAGGATAAAAGACTGTTGGAAGTTATGAAACATCTGAGAAAAGCCAATGTAGACTATGGAAAGTCTATAATGTTAAATACTAAGATCCCAATCCAAGAAGTCGTTGACCTCCTTGACCAGCTAGAAAAATTAGGGTTAATCGAGAGAGTCCATGGTGCTACATTAAAGAATACTGAAGCTAAGTTTAAACTAAGTAAGGAAGTACATAAACACCATACGTATTACACACTAACGAGAGAAGGTGACCATCTCCTTAGACAGTTAGATGAAAAGGAGCTTATCAAAGCGTACATAGACCTTGTGAAAAGTGACCAGTTCGCTTTAGATATATTGAAAGTAGCTGATGAAGTAAATGCGGACCATGCATTAACATATTCTAAACTACTCCACAAACCTCTAGAAGAAGTCACTCCAAAATTAGAGGAATTAGAGCGAATGGGATTGTTAGAGGAAGCACAAGCTAAGATAATAAAATTTAGAGAGAGAAGGTCTAAGCCTAAAAAAGAAACTAGAACGCACCATAAATACTACGGTCTATCAAGGGTAGGCGAGTTAGTAGTTAGAGAGATGAAACGACAAGGTTTAATTCCAAAGTAG
- a CDS encoding alpha/beta fold hydrolase, which yields MQDKYVDVKGAKIHFIEEGSGKPFLLFHGARFNAHTWVETKTVESIASAGFKAISVDFPGFGKSANGNFDSLSSFIKDFMDTLGISKAYLLGASMGGEAVLGFAVDNPDMVDGLVLVGAVGVSSYKEKLKNLAGKRVLLIWGEKDSVSPRSNAELIMKTINTAKLVIVGKQHACYLDDNVSFNNAIVSFLKGE from the coding sequence ATGCAAGATAAATATGTTGATGTAAAAGGTGCTAAGATACACTTTATAGAAGAAGGCTCAGGAAAGCCCTTTCTCCTTTTTCACGGTGCGAGGTTTAACGCACATACGTGGGTGGAGACAAAGACGGTAGAAAGTATAGCTAGTGCTGGGTTTAAAGCAATATCTGTAGATTTTCCAGGCTTCGGAAAATCGGCTAACGGTAATTTCGATTCTTTATCATCATTTATAAAGGACTTTATGGACACGCTTGGTATAAGCAAAGCGTATCTGTTAGGGGCTTCAATGGGCGGTGAAGCAGTATTAGGTTTTGCGGTAGATAACCCAGATATGGTAGACGGTCTAGTCCTAGTAGGTGCAGTGGGCGTTTCAAGCTATAAGGAAAAACTGAAAAATTTGGCGGGAAAAAGGGTTCTTTTAATCTGGGGAGAAAAAGACTCAGTATCCCCTAGAAGTAACGCTGAACTTATAATGAAGACAATAAATACTGCTAAACTGGTGATCGTCGGTAAACAACACGCGTGCTATCTAGATGATAACGTCAGTTTTAACAATGCAATAGTAAGCTTCCTGAAGGGAGAGTGA
- the ppcA gene encoding phosphoenolpyruvate carboxylase has protein sequence MRKIPKTMSTQHPDNARVPEWNRGEVISGEGEVVEAYLAYSHYGVDEVMWDAEGKDVDTHVVRKLLSQYPEFFKEKVLGRDIFLTYRIPNPKIEGAEKKVFAETLQSIPITYDLAEKFFETKPTPPVFEVILPFTTDYKELVSIVKYYENVIVNTEDIKLVDDIYVKDLIGEINPKKIEIIPLIEDRDSMLRVDEIVGGYIKTIKPPYMRVFLARSDPAMNYGMISAILSVKYALSRLGKMEKEYNVSIFPMLGVGALPFRGHFSPENVDKTMDEYKGVYTYTVQSAFKYDYDEDQVVSAIRKVNEREVQEKPILREEEEEILKKIARKYTESYQPVIESLADAINKIALLLPRRRARKLHIGLFGYSRSTGKVTLPRAISFTGALYSLGIPPEIIGISSLGDISEEEYNVFSANYKYFKYDIECASKFVSIESLSLVKEIWHVDDNALNKIKKDMEFVENQLGIRLGGNDYVSKKHNLMTSLALLALKEGHIDEAKNYILEMAKIRRSLG, from the coding sequence ATGAGAAAAATTCCTAAGACTATGTCAACGCAACACCCCGATAACGCCCGGGTACCTGAGTGGAATAGGGGAGAAGTGATAAGTGGGGAAGGAGAAGTAGTAGAAGCTTACCTAGCCTATTCACATTATGGTGTAGATGAAGTAATGTGGGACGCTGAAGGAAAGGACGTGGATACTCATGTAGTGAGAAAGCTTCTTTCACAGTACCCAGAATTTTTTAAGGAGAAAGTATTAGGAAGAGATATTTTTCTTACGTATAGAATTCCCAACCCTAAAATAGAGGGAGCTGAAAAGAAAGTATTCGCAGAAACTTTACAGAGTATTCCTATAACTTATGACCTAGCTGAGAAATTTTTCGAGACTAAGCCGACTCCACCGGTATTTGAGGTTATACTCCCTTTCACTACTGATTATAAGGAACTAGTATCTATAGTAAAATACTATGAAAACGTGATAGTTAATACAGAAGATATAAAATTAGTTGACGATATCTATGTTAAAGACCTCATAGGCGAAATAAATCCTAAAAAGATAGAGATTATCCCTCTGATAGAAGACAGAGACTCTATGTTAAGAGTGGATGAGATTGTAGGCGGGTACATCAAAACTATTAAGCCCCCCTATATGAGGGTCTTTCTAGCCAGATCAGACCCAGCGATGAACTACGGGATGATTTCGGCAATATTGTCAGTAAAGTATGCGTTAAGTAGGTTAGGGAAAATGGAGAAAGAATATAACGTCTCGATCTTCCCGATGCTAGGTGTTGGGGCTCTGCCCTTTAGGGGCCATTTTAGCCCGGAAAACGTAGATAAAACAATGGATGAGTACAAAGGGGTCTATACTTACACTGTCCAGTCAGCGTTTAAATATGATTATGATGAAGACCAAGTCGTCAGTGCAATAAGAAAAGTAAATGAGAGAGAAGTACAAGAAAAGCCTATTTTAAGAGAAGAAGAAGAGGAGATTCTTAAGAAGATAGCTAGAAAATACACTGAAAGCTATCAACCCGTAATTGAAAGTTTAGCAGATGCTATAAACAAAATAGCGTTACTATTACCAAGGAGAAGGGCTAGGAAGCTACACATAGGGCTATTCGGGTATTCAAGGAGTACGGGTAAAGTCACGTTACCTAGAGCTATATCCTTTACCGGGGCATTGTATAGCTTAGGAATACCTCCAGAGATAATAGGTATTTCTTCCTTGGGAGATATTAGTGAGGAAGAGTATAACGTTTTCTCTGCAAATTATAAGTATTTTAAATATGATATTGAATGTGCTTCAAAGTTCGTAAGCATAGAATCATTGAGCTTAGTCAAGGAGATCTGGCACGTAGATGATAACGCTTTAAATAAAATAAAGAAAGATATGGAATTTGTCGAAAATCAACTAGGCATACGTCTAGGGGGTAATGATTACGTAAGCAAGAAACATAACTTAATGACCAGCTTAGCATTATTGGCACTTAAAGAAGGGCATATCGACGAGGCTAAGAATTACATTTTAGAAATGGCTAAAATAAGAAGATCATTGGGATGA
- a CDS encoding peroxiredoxin has translation MPLSKGSDAPDFEAESSNGKVKLSDYRGKSIVVLYFYPKSFTPGCTREIQRFAELYEKFKELNAEVIGVSVDSVTTQKRFAEKYNAKFPVVSDKEKKISEAYQVLNEKGTSAQRVTFIIDEEGKIVEVLEKLKKAEEHADKALEIVRNLRKS, from the coding sequence ATGCCCCTAAGTAAAGGTTCAGACGCTCCAGATTTTGAAGCGGAATCGAGTAACGGTAAAGTTAAACTCTCAGATTATAGAGGAAAGTCAATAGTGGTACTCTATTTCTATCCAAAGTCCTTCACACCAGGTTGCACGAGAGAAATACAAAGGTTTGCAGAACTTTATGAGAAATTCAAAGAGTTAAACGCAGAGGTAATCGGAGTAAGTGTCGACTCAGTGACTACGCAAAAGCGGTTTGCTGAAAAGTATAACGCTAAGTTCCCAGTAGTATCAGATAAGGAAAAAAAGATAAGCGAGGCTTATCAAGTCCTAAATGAGAAAGGCACGAGTGCTCAAAGAGTTACGTTCATAATAGATGAAGAGGGAAAAATAGTAGAAGTGCTGGAAAAGTTAAAGAAAGCAGAAGAACATGCAGACAAAGCATTAGAAATTGTACGCAATTTGAGAAAGAGCTAA
- a CDS encoding NUDIX hydrolase → MKTRYPQILSVHLFLLGDNKILLQLRKNTGYRDGCWSVIAGHVEAKESATEAMIREAREEAGIELSREDLSLVHVMHRFENQERVDFFFKANKWRGKLTIREPDKAERLEWFGLSELPKNIVPYVKQAIELGLKKGVIYSEYGWEDVKDS, encoded by the coding sequence ATGAAAACTAGGTATCCTCAAATTCTTTCCGTTCACCTCTTTCTATTGGGAGATAATAAAATACTTCTGCAGCTAAGGAAGAATACGGGTTATAGGGATGGTTGCTGGAGTGTTATAGCTGGCCATGTTGAGGCTAAGGAATCGGCAACTGAAGCCATGATAAGGGAGGCTAGGGAAGAGGCTGGGATAGAGTTATCTCGTGAAGACCTCTCGTTAGTTCACGTAATGCATAGGTTTGAGAATCAAGAGAGAGTCGATTTCTTCTTTAAAGCTAATAAATGGAGGGGTAAACTGACAATTAGGGAACCGGATAAGGCCGAGAGACTAGAGTGGTTTGGTCTCTCTGAATTACCAAAAAATATAGTGCCATATGTGAAGCAGGCTATTGAGTTAGGGCTGAAGAAAGGGGTGATATATAGTGAATACGGTTGGGAGGATGTTAAAGATAGTTAG
- a CDS encoding NAD(P)H-hydrate dehydratase, with protein sequence MISTKKMKALEINSEALGVPTLLLMENAGRSVRDEIIKRFNPEGLKVKVFVGHGGKGGDGLVAARHLAGDGADVEVFLLGENKHRDAILNLNAIEEMDYSIKVTEIKDVFQLSPVEGDVLIDAMLGTGFSGKPREPFATAIKVFNNSKGFKVSIDVPSGIDSDSGEAPSEYVNPDLIVTFHDMKLGLRNFVEKTAIKKIGIPKEAEIYVGPGDVVVNIRKRDFKAKKGDNGRVLVIGGSYTFSGAPTLSALASLRTGADLVYVASPEETARIIAGFSPNLITIKLKGRNISPESLEELKPWISRADVVVVGPGMGMEPETVEASKLIVNYLKSTNKPAVIDADALKANAGIGLYPNAVITPHIGEFKIFFGEQVKESIKERVKQVVEASRKCNCVVLMKGYIDIISNGTEFRLNKTGNPGLAVGGTGDTLTGIVATFMAQKIDPFTAAYIGVFVNSLAGSLAYRKLGEHIVATDIVKHIPEVLNNPVEAFRNKVYKRIING encoded by the coding sequence ATGATATCTACAAAAAAGATGAAGGCATTAGAGATTAATAGTGAAGCTTTAGGTGTACCTACACTGTTGTTAATGGAGAATGCGGGAAGGAGTGTAAGGGACGAGATTATCAAAAGGTTTAACCCAGAAGGTCTAAAGGTTAAAGTCTTTGTAGGACATGGAGGTAAAGGTGGAGACGGGCTAGTAGCAGCACGGCATTTGGCAGGGGACGGAGCTGATGTAGAAGTTTTCTTATTAGGAGAGAATAAGCATAGGGACGCTATCCTAAACCTTAACGCTATTGAAGAAATGGATTATTCTATAAAAGTTACTGAAATAAAAGACGTTTTCCAGCTTTCACCTGTAGAAGGGGACGTCCTAATTGACGCTATGTTAGGTACCGGTTTTTCAGGTAAACCAAGAGAACCTTTTGCAACAGCGATAAAAGTCTTCAACAACAGCAAAGGGTTTAAGGTTTCAATTGATGTACCCTCAGGTATAGATTCTGACTCGGGCGAAGCTCCGTCCGAATACGTAAATCCCGACTTGATCGTGACCTTTCACGATATGAAATTAGGTCTTAGGAATTTTGTAGAAAAGACAGCAATTAAGAAGATAGGTATTCCAAAAGAAGCTGAGATCTATGTAGGTCCTGGAGATGTAGTCGTAAATATAAGAAAACGAGACTTTAAGGCTAAGAAAGGAGATAATGGTAGGGTTCTCGTAATAGGAGGGAGTTATACATTCAGCGGTGCGCCGACACTTTCAGCTTTAGCTTCATTAAGAACCGGTGCGGATCTTGTTTATGTCGCTTCCCCAGAAGAGACCGCAAGGATTATCGCAGGTTTTTCTCCGAATTTAATAACTATAAAGCTTAAGGGAAGGAATATTTCCCCAGAGAGCCTAGAAGAGTTAAAACCTTGGATTAGTAGGGCTGATGTAGTGGTTGTAGGGCCAGGAATGGGGATGGAACCAGAGACTGTTGAGGCCTCTAAACTTATCGTTAATTATTTAAAATCTACTAATAAACCCGCAGTAATTGATGCTGATGCGTTAAAGGCAAACGCGGGAATAGGACTTTATCCTAATGCTGTAATCACTCCGCATATCGGTGAGTTTAAGATCTTCTTTGGCGAGCAGGTTAAGGAATCTATCAAAGAGAGGGTAAAGCAAGTAGTTGAGGCTTCAAGAAAGTGTAATTGTGTAGTCTTGATGAAGGGTTATATTGACATTATAAGCAATGGTACGGAGTTTAGGCTTAACAAGACCGGAAATCCAGGTTTGGCAGTTGGCGGTACTGGAGATACTTTAACGGGAATCGTTGCCACGTTTATGGCACAAAAAATAGACCCGTTTACTGCAGCATATATAGGGGTGTTTGTTAATAGTTTAGCTGGATCATTAGCTTATAGAAAATTAGGAGAGCATATTGTTGCAACTGACATCGTTAAACACATACCAGAAGTACTTAACAATCCCGTAGAAGCTTTTAGGAATAAGGTGTATAAAAGAATAATTAATGGTTAA